The following coding sequences are from one Virgibacillus necropolis window:
- a CDS encoding helix-turn-helix transcriptional regulator has protein sequence MIISLIGSYIKQSPYDRPYICEYMEVSNNTLSSWCTGKHYPSIPQLFKLANLLGVSIADLYQYKT, from the coding sequence ATGATAATAAGTTTGATTGGATCATACATAAAACAAAGCCCATATGATAGACCTTATATATGTGAATATATGGAGGTATCTAATAACACGCTGTCTAGTTGGTGTACGGGAAAACACTATCCATCTATCCCACAATTATTTAAGCTGGCCAATTTACTAGGGGTATCTATCGCGGACTTGTACCAATATAAGACATAA
- the bcd gene encoding branched-chain amino acid dehydrogenase, whose amino-acid sequence MEIFTYMEKYDYEQLVFCQDKNSGLKAIIAIHDTTLGPALGGTRMWTYKSEAEAIEDALRLAKGMTYKNAAAGLELGGGKTVIIGDPKTDKNPEMFRAFGRYIQGLNGRYITAEDVGTTVHDMDLIHMETDFVTGISPEFGSSGNPSPVTAYGIYKGMKAAAMEAFGSDSLEGKTVAVQGIGNVAFTLCEHLHEEGANLIVTDINKEAVTRAVHAFGATAVDPDDIYGVDCDIYAPCALGATINDETIPQLKAKVIAGSANNQLKKTVHGDIIHEKGIVYAPDYVINSGGVINVADELNGYNANRAMKNVETIYDSLLKIFAISKRDNIPTYVAADRMAEERIASVRASRSQFLLNGHHTLSRR is encoded by the coding sequence ATGGAAATTTTTACTTATATGGAGAAATATGATTACGAGCAATTAGTATTTTGTCAGGATAAAAACTCAGGACTTAAAGCAATCATTGCAATACATGACACAACACTGGGACCGGCACTTGGAGGTACTAGAATGTGGACATACAAATCTGAAGCAGAAGCAATTGAAGATGCACTACGCCTAGCAAAAGGTATGACATATAAAAATGCTGCAGCCGGCCTTGAATTAGGTGGTGGAAAAACAGTTATTATTGGGGACCCAAAAACGGATAAAAACCCAGAAATGTTCCGCGCATTTGGCCGCTATATTCAAGGGTTAAACGGTCGGTATATTACTGCTGAAGATGTTGGTACAACTGTCCACGACATGGATTTAATTCATATGGAAACTGATTTTGTAACAGGTATTTCACCTGAATTTGGATCATCAGGAAATCCATCACCAGTAACAGCCTATGGTATCTATAAGGGTATGAAAGCAGCAGCTATGGAGGCTTTCGGTAGTGACTCATTAGAAGGAAAAACGGTAGCTGTCCAAGGTATTGGTAATGTAGCATTTACACTATGTGAACATTTACATGAAGAAGGCGCAAACCTAATTGTTACAGATATTAATAAAGAAGCTGTAACACGTGCAGTTCATGCGTTTGGCGCAACTGCAGTAGACCCGGATGATATTTATGGAGTTGATTGTGATATTTATGCTCCATGTGCACTTGGAGCAACGATAAATGATGAAACAATTCCGCAACTAAAAGCAAAAGTTATTGCTGGTTCAGCTAACAATCAGCTTAAGAAAACGGTGCACGGTGATATTATTCATGAGAAAGGGATTGTCTATGCACCAGACTATGTAATTAATTCAGGTGGCGTAATCAATGTAGCAGATGAATTAAATGGCTACAATGCTAACAGAGCAATGAAAAATGTTGAAACGATTTATGATAGTTTATTAAAAATCTTTGCTATTTCTAAGCGAGATAATATTCCAACATATGTTGCAGCAGACCGTATGGCTGAAGAACGCATTGCATCAGTTAGAGCTTCCCGTAGTCAATTTTTGTTAAATGGACATCACACATTAAGCAGAAGATAA
- a CDS encoding replication-relaxation family protein, translating into MMIQQEKKAQRHEQILLRLDELTYATRKQLQVIEKLGGDRNAHRILYQMEKDKTIASVRYEYKIYYLSNRGKDRIGSKQAELKKAWITHSLMRNDLYIRLGQPSDWRKEVPIAWGENKLIPDATYKRRGEFQFIEIDNTQSMQTNVGKIDKYKELSRVVFGQYKHTPTVIWYSLSEVRKGKLREACENAGVKYRIY; encoded by the coding sequence ATGATGATACAACAAGAGAAGAAAGCACAACGCCACGAACAGATACTATTACGATTGGATGAATTAACATACGCAACGCGGAAACAGCTACAAGTAATCGAAAAGCTAGGCGGCGATAGGAATGCGCACCGAATACTATATCAAATGGAGAAGGATAAAACGATTGCTAGCGTTAGGTACGAATACAAGATATATTACCTATCTAATCGCGGAAAGGATCGCATCGGTTCGAAGCAAGCCGAATTAAAAAAGGCGTGGATAACTCACTCGTTAATGCGGAATGATTTATACATCCGACTAGGGCAGCCGAGCGACTGGCGTAAAGAGGTCCCGATAGCATGGGGCGAAAATAAACTAATTCCGGACGCGACGTATAAAAGGCGAGGCGAGTTTCAGTTTATCGAAATAGATAACACGCAATCTATGCAGACGAACGTCGGTAAAATCGATAAGTATAAAGAGTTATCGCGGGTAGTATTCGGACAGTATAAGCACACGCCAACCGTTATATGGTATTCGTTATCGGAGGTGCGAAAGGGAAAGTTACGCGAGGCTTGCGAAAATGCAGGCGTGAAATATCGGATATATTAA
- the buk gene encoding butyrate kinase — protein MQRQIFRILVINPGSTSTKIGVFDNETCIFEKTIRHDSNEIAKFNRVIDQYDFRKNVILDQLDHEGINISKLSAVCGRGGLLRPIEGGTYEVNPGMLEDLRQGFNGEHASNLGGIIANEIANGLNISAYIVDPVVVDEFDSIARLSGVPEIPRKSIFHALNQKAVARKAAKDIGKAYDQINLIITHMGGGITVGAHKNGKVIDVNNGLHGDGPFSPERAGTVPAGDLVALCYSGQYYRDEMMKKLVGQGGLMAYLQTSDAVEVENRIENGDKEATATYEAMAYQIAKEIGSMSAVLEGKVDAIIMTGGLAYGKAFIEMISKRIDWIADILVYPGENELQALTEGTLRVLRKEEKPKVYPT, from the coding sequence TTGCAACGACAAATTTTTCGTATTTTAGTAATAAATCCAGGTTCTACTTCAACAAAAATCGGTGTTTTTGATAATGAAACCTGTATCTTTGAAAAAACAATCCGTCACGATAGTAATGAGATCGCAAAATTCAATCGTGTAATTGATCAATATGATTTTAGGAAAAATGTTATTTTAGACCAATTGGATCATGAAGGAATCAACATTTCTAAATTAAGTGCTGTCTGTGGTCGTGGAGGCCTGCTGCGACCTATAGAAGGTGGAACGTATGAAGTTAACCCAGGAATGCTTGAGGATTTAAGGCAAGGATTTAATGGAGAACACGCATCTAATTTAGGTGGCATTATCGCCAACGAAATTGCTAATGGACTTAATATCTCTGCATACATTGTAGATCCGGTAGTGGTCGATGAATTTGATAGTATAGCACGATTGTCCGGTGTGCCTGAAATTCCAAGAAAGAGTATTTTTCATGCTCTCAATCAAAAAGCAGTTGCAAGAAAAGCTGCTAAAGATATTGGGAAAGCTTATGACCAGATCAACTTAATTATTACACATATGGGTGGAGGAATTACAGTTGGCGCGCATAAAAATGGCAAGGTAATTGATGTGAACAATGGCTTACACGGTGATGGGCCATTTTCGCCAGAACGTGCTGGAACAGTACCTGCTGGTGATTTGGTCGCACTCTGCTATTCTGGTCAATATTATCGAGATGAAATGATGAAGAAATTAGTCGGTCAAGGCGGGTTAATGGCCTATTTACAAACAAGTGATGCAGTAGAGGTAGAAAACAGAATTGAGAATGGTGACAAAGAAGCTACAGCAACCTATGAGGCGATGGCTTATCAGATTGCAAAAGAAATAGGGTCAATGAGCGCTGTGTTAGAAGGAAAAGTAGATGCAATCATTATGACTGGTGGTCTTGCTTATGGTAAGGCATTTATAGAAATGATTTCAAAACGGATTGATTGGATCGCAGATATTCTGGTCTATCCTGGCGAAAATGAGCTTCAAGCACTTACAGAAGGTACATTAAGAGTACTACGTAAAGAAGAAAAACCGAAAGTTTATCCTACCTAA
- the yqiS gene encoding phosphate butyryltransferase — MNTLDELKKMAKNDNEHTVSVANAADAQVLKAVRDAVKEELCAFILFGNKDSIQSLSGKIGLDLSSPKITVVSEDSNPASAAVKAVHDKEADILMKGNVSTKDLLKSVLNKEYGLRSGKVLSHVALFEIPNQDRLLFLTDAGMNIAPTLMEKVEIINNAVKIAQAIGIDCPKVAALAAVEVVNPAMQATVDAAMLTQMQNRNQIHNCIIDGPLAFDNAVSKQAAEHKNIQSKVAGLTDIIAVPTIEVGNALYKSFMYFANAKVAAVVSGASAPIVLTSRADSAESKLYSLSLALVSSKKF, encoded by the coding sequence ATGAATACGTTAGATGAATTAAAAAAAATGGCCAAAAATGATAATGAACACACTGTATCTGTTGCAAATGCAGCGGATGCGCAAGTGCTTAAGGCTGTTCGGGATGCAGTTAAAGAAGAATTATGCGCTTTTATTCTCTTTGGGAATAAAGACAGCATACAATCACTTTCCGGAAAGATTGGACTTGATTTATCTTCACCCAAGATAACAGTTGTATCTGAGGATTCCAATCCAGCTAGTGCGGCTGTTAAAGCGGTTCATGATAAAGAAGCCGATATTCTCATGAAGGGAAATGTTTCAACAAAGGATCTACTAAAGTCGGTATTAAACAAAGAGTATGGACTGCGGTCGGGGAAAGTTTTATCCCATGTAGCCCTGTTTGAAATACCAAATCAGGATCGGTTATTATTTTTAACGGATGCTGGTATGAATATTGCACCGACATTAATGGAAAAGGTTGAAATAATCAATAACGCTGTTAAAATAGCGCAGGCTATTGGAATTGACTGTCCAAAGGTTGCTGCTCTTGCTGCAGTTGAAGTGGTAAATCCTGCTATGCAAGCAACCGTTGATGCAGCAATGTTAACCCAAATGCAAAATAGAAATCAAATACATAATTGTATTATTGATGGCCCACTTGCATTTGATAATGCGGTGTCTAAACAAGCTGCTGAACATAAAAATATTCAATCAAAAGTAGCTGGATTAACTGATATTATCGCCGTTCCCACAATCGAGGTTGGAAACGCGTTATACAAATCTTTTATGTATTTTGCTAATGCTAAAGTAGCAGCAGTTGTAAGTGGTGCAAGTGCTCCAATTGTCTTAACTTCACGTGCTGATTCTGCTGAGAGTAAATTATACTCCCTATCTCTTGCATTAGTCTCATCAAAAAAATTCTAG
- a CDS encoding sigma 54-interacting transcriptional regulator — MKRVLIVGAGKGGSALIQILSETDRMQIVGVIDIKDHAQGLQLAKEYGIHTDNDWKRWMNDDLDIIIEATGKETVLKEIVEARSKKTVVIPGSVAYIISELMDEKESLLEQLKMEMTNQELILNNIRDGMIVVDEKGIVQFVNESAERIIGIPKSNFVNHPVKDVIENSRLPLVLRSRKREVNRKLILENDKKIITTRIPIINSSDQLIGAFAVFKDITEVVNLAEENTDLKEIKIMLEAIIQSSDEAITVVDEDGKGMMINPAYSRITGLSKSDIIGKPATVDISEGESMHMKVLQTRRPVRGVRMKVGSAKKDVLVNVAPVIVDGKIKGSVGVLHDVSEIKSLTNELRRARQIIRNLEAKYTFDDIIGSSPEMKLSLEQAKVGAKTPATVLLRGESGTGKELFAHAIHNESDRKHNKFIRVNCAAMPESILESELFGYEEGAFSGAKRGGKESLFEEANMGSIFLDEISELSLHMQGKLLRVLQENKIVRVGGENPIAINVRIITSTNANLEKAIMKKTFREDLYYRLNRLPIFIPSLLERIEDLSELIPHLIHKINQDYGRNVRKIDQEAMDFLKSYAWPGNVRELENVLGRALIYMDSNDEIIKLKHIPSLNPDNTIRIQDIERFDINQGTLQDAVEQFEETYIKQVYQANHYNKTRTAKELNISIRNLYYKMDKYRIEKVNIQDF; from the coding sequence ATGAAGCGTGTGCTGATTGTAGGTGCTGGAAAAGGTGGAAGTGCATTAATACAAATTTTATCTGAAACAGACCGAATGCAAATTGTCGGAGTAATCGACATAAAGGATCATGCCCAAGGTTTACAGCTTGCAAAAGAATATGGAATACATACAGATAATGATTGGAAAAGGTGGATGAATGATGATCTAGACATCATCATTGAAGCTACTGGCAAAGAAACAGTTTTAAAAGAAATAGTAGAAGCACGTAGTAAGAAGACTGTTGTTATACCGGGTTCTGTTGCCTATATTATTTCGGAATTAATGGATGAAAAAGAATCATTGCTTGAACAATTAAAGATGGAAATGACCAATCAAGAATTAATTCTTAATAATATTCGTGATGGAATGATTGTGGTTGACGAAAAAGGAATTGTCCAGTTTGTCAATGAAAGCGCTGAGCGAATCATAGGTATACCTAAATCAAATTTCGTAAACCATCCAGTAAAAGATGTGATTGAAAATTCCAGGCTACCGTTAGTGTTGAGAAGTCGTAAAAGGGAAGTAAATAGGAAGCTAATTCTTGAAAATGACAAAAAGATTATCACAACACGAATTCCTATTATAAACTCGTCAGATCAGTTAATTGGTGCCTTCGCTGTTTTTAAAGACATTACTGAAGTAGTGAATCTTGCTGAAGAGAATACAGACTTAAAAGAAATTAAAATTATGTTAGAGGCAATTATCCAATCGTCTGATGAAGCGATAACTGTCGTTGATGAAGATGGAAAAGGGATGATGATTAATCCTGCATATTCAAGGATAACGGGATTGTCTAAATCAGATATAATTGGTAAACCCGCTACTGTAGATATATCTGAAGGGGAAAGCATGCATATGAAAGTCTTGCAGACCCGCCGCCCTGTTCGTGGTGTACGAATGAAGGTTGGTTCAGCTAAAAAGGATGTACTTGTTAATGTTGCTCCTGTAATCGTTGATGGAAAGATAAAGGGTAGTGTTGGTGTATTACATGATGTATCAGAGATAAAATCGCTTACCAATGAATTAAGGCGAGCAAGACAAATCATTCGAAACCTGGAAGCTAAATATACGTTTGATGATATAATTGGCTCTTCGCCAGAAATGAAGCTATCCTTAGAGCAAGCAAAAGTAGGTGCGAAAACTCCTGCCACAGTATTACTTCGTGGCGAATCGGGAACTGGAAAAGAACTTTTTGCTCACGCCATTCATAATGAAAGTGATCGCAAACACAATAAATTTATTCGTGTAAATTGTGCTGCTATGCCAGAATCTATTCTAGAGAGTGAATTATTTGGTTATGAAGAAGGCGCTTTTTCAGGTGCAAAACGTGGTGGTAAAGAAAGTTTGTTTGAAGAAGCAAATATGGGAAGTATTTTTTTGGATGAAATTAGTGAATTATCTTTACATATGCAAGGAAAGTTACTGCGTGTGCTACAAGAAAATAAAATTGTGCGCGTTGGTGGTGAAAATCCTATAGCAATCAATGTTCGAATTATAACATCAACGAATGCTAATTTAGAAAAAGCAATAATGAAAAAAACGTTTCGAGAAGATTTATATTATAGATTGAACCGTTTGCCAATATTTATTCCATCTTTACTAGAGCGAATCGAGGATTTGTCTGAGTTAATTCCACATTTAATCCATAAAATAAACCAAGATTACGGACGGAATGTTCGTAAGATTGATCAAGAAGCGATGGATTTCCTTAAATCGTACGCTTGGCCTGGAAATGTCCGAGAGTTGGAAAATGTTCTAGGACGGGCCCTTATCTATATGGATAGTAATGACGAAATTATCAAATTGAAGCACATCCCAAGTTTGAATCCTGATAATACAATTCGGATACAAGATATCGAACGATTTGACATAAATCAGGGTACACTACAGGATGCAGTTGAACAATTTGAAGAGACATATATAAAACAGGTTTATCAAGCGAATCACTATAATAAAACAAGAACTGCAAAAGAATTAAATATATCAATTCGAAATTTATATTACAAAATGGATAAATATCGAATAGAAAAAGTGAACATACAAGATTTTTAG
- a CDS encoding DUF2627 domain-containing protein yields the protein MIRIIAVLLLVIPGIISAYGIKLMRDSLFEDLYPIFFYLGVQFFIGFILFIGGIAFIGGFIVHRDRKRQYNAKNPTMKS from the coding sequence ATGATACGAATTATTGCAGTCTTACTTCTGGTCATACCAGGAATTATTTCTGCCTATGGTATAAAACTAATGCGCGATTCGTTATTTGAAGATCTTTATCCTATATTTTTTTATTTAGGCGTTCAGTTTTTTATCGGATTTATACTTTTTATAGGCGGTATTGCCTTTATTGGAGGATTTATCGTGCATCGAGATAGAAAACGGCAATACAATGCGAAAAACCCAACTATGAAGAGTTAA
- a CDS encoding phage tail protein, translating into MASNLNVSFSIKAIDKFTKPMAKLERQLDSVTRMIHNLPEGKHIEINVNENKAVQDIEKVESRLDRLQKRKFTFQLKVAVKDFRTKMDRVATSMRTFGEISQGVTRGGLFMALPALVPVLGATAGGIMAVSSALATAGIGSAAFASVAIPAIKGVFDANEKLKEAQQAVADASNDEEKATALKELKKLTDSYSKSQLKSVEAIKKFSGFFNKFVEKFEPNILSIFNKSLGSLEALLLLLEPSIQSVTGAVGRLFESFNKTLNTEQVKSFFAWVGETAGPQLEILTKAVGNFILGFGTMLQAFNPLAMDFSEGFLKMSEGFAAWAAKLSESEKFNKFINFVRENAPKVLALIGNLTTFIINLGVAMQPVGTVMLDLINKFLSWSSTLLANHKWIGIVIGILSVLMGALFMLATPVIAVISLFKFLAPVITTAGNVMAKAIPWIARIGSKLMWLTGPVGIVIGIVTQLAIVVYKNWDSIKAWTISTFNKVASWISQKWNEIKASFALVAGIVRMAINKFSEFKSAVRAKMSEIANKIRNTWSEIKSGISSKLSSIGNSIRSKFSEFVGIIRSKMHDAKSKAIEIWNKVMDFFSGIDLFDVGANIISGLISGIKSMAGELINSVKGSVGSAIDKAKNLLGIASPSKVFKQIGVFTGEGFIVGMDRMKSAVSKAGGNLAQASIPSAYGRQYDNFGGRTSRNAETTQNKASTPQVGGGFTQHVTIHNSAPLSPSEMARKQKQVSQRLALEWGFSG; encoded by the coding sequence ATGGCGTCTAACCTTAATGTGAGCTTTTCCATAAAAGCCATAGATAAATTTACCAAACCGATGGCCAAACTCGAACGACAACTTGATTCGGTAACTCGCATGATCCATAACCTTCCGGAAGGAAAGCATATCGAAATTAATGTTAACGAAAACAAAGCGGTACAGGACATCGAAAAAGTAGAGTCACGACTTGACCGATTGCAAAAGCGTAAGTTTACCTTTCAACTAAAAGTCGCGGTGAAAGATTTCCGTACTAAAATGGACCGCGTGGCTACGTCGATGCGGACTTTCGGAGAGATTTCTCAAGGCGTAACTCGCGGGGGTTTGTTTATGGCGTTACCCGCGTTAGTTCCGGTACTAGGGGCGACCGCAGGTGGTATCATGGCGGTATCGTCAGCGCTCGCAACCGCGGGTATTGGCTCAGCCGCTTTCGCAAGTGTAGCAATCCCGGCGATAAAGGGCGTATTTGACGCAAACGAAAAGCTGAAAGAGGCTCAACAAGCGGTGGCAGACGCCAGCAACGACGAGGAAAAGGCGACGGCACTAAAGGAACTTAAAAAGCTAACCGATTCGTACAGTAAATCGCAACTGAAAAGCGTCGAAGCGATTAAGAAGTTCAGCGGGTTTTTTAACAAGTTTGTGGAGAAATTCGAGCCGAATATTCTTAGCATCTTTAATAAATCGCTAGGCAGTTTAGAAGCGTTGTTGCTACTATTAGAGCCGAGCATACAGTCAGTAACCGGCGCAGTAGGGCGGCTTTTCGAATCGTTTAATAAAACGCTAAATACAGAACAAGTGAAATCATTTTTTGCGTGGGTGGGAGAAACCGCTGGACCACAACTGGAGATACTAACGAAAGCCGTCGGTAATTTTATACTTGGATTCGGTACGATGCTTCAGGCATTTAACCCCCTAGCGATGGACTTTTCCGAGGGGTTCTTAAAAATGTCGGAAGGCTTCGCGGCATGGGCGGCAAAGCTATCGGAATCAGAGAAGTTCAATAAATTCATTAACTTTGTAAGAGAAAATGCACCGAAGGTATTAGCGTTAATAGGTAACTTAACTACTTTCATCATAAATTTAGGTGTAGCAATGCAGCCGGTCGGAACTGTAATGCTGGACTTAATTAATAAGTTTTTAAGTTGGTCAAGCACTTTGTTGGCTAACCACAAGTGGATAGGAATAGTGATAGGGATTTTATCTGTATTGATGGGTGCGCTTTTCATGTTAGCGACGCCAGTTATCGCGGTAATATCCTTATTTAAATTCTTGGCGCCAGTAATCACGACAGCAGGGAACGTTATGGCAAAGGCTATCCCATGGATTGCTCGAATCGGAAGCAAGTTAATGTGGTTAACGGGTCCAGTCGGAATTGTAATCGGAATCGTAACACAACTAGCGATAGTCGTATATAAAAACTGGGATTCAATTAAGGCTTGGACGATTAGCACGTTTAATAAAGTAGCTTCGTGGATTTCCCAAAAGTGGAACGAAATAAAAGCGTCCTTCGCACTTGTCGCAGGAATCGTCAGGATGGCAATAAACAAGTTCAGCGAATTTAAAAGCGCAGTGAGGGCGAAGATGAGCGAAATTGCCAATAAGATACGGAACACATGGTCCGAAATTAAAAGCGGTATTTCGTCTAAGCTATCGTCTATCGGAAATTCCATCCGTTCCAAATTTTCGGAGTTCGTCGGCATTATTCGAAGTAAAATGCATGATGCGAAGAGCAAAGCAATTGAAATATGGAATAAAGTAATGGACTTCTTCTCCGGAATCGACCTATTCGACGTAGGCGCGAACATTATCAGCGGACTAATCAGCGGAATTAAGTCGATGGCTGGCGAACTAATCAACAGCGTAAAAGGTTCGGTAGGTAGCGCGATCGATAAAGCGAAGAACCTACTCGGAATAGCGTCCCCTTCGAAAGTATTTAAACAAATCGGCGTATTTACCGGAGAGGGATTTATCGTCGGGATGGATCGCATGAAAAGCGCTGTCTCGAAAGCTGGCGGAAACTTGGCGCAGGCTTCGATACCGAGCGCATACGGTCGCCAGTACGACAATTTCGGCGGTAGGACAAGCAGGAACGCAGAAACCACGCAAAATAAAGCCAGTACTCCGCAGGTTGGCGGCGGATTTACGCAACATGTGACGATTCACAACAGCGCACCGTTATCACCGTCGGAAATGGCGCGGAAACAGAAACAAGTAAGTCAACGTTTGGCGCTAGAGTGGGGATTTAGCGGATAG
- a CDS encoding phBC6A51 family helix-turn-helix protein — translation MSLRELEKRLTPEQVRAAELLVENEHTVKGERRTNEQIAQEVGVSRKTLHNWHKIPDFVHYKDQRSHLLMAGNRARIDSQLMRLINGDSQNNGLPSIKSLELWYKLFDKISNRTEIVYSDENRPTQEIDKMKNEIEEFRKRNSK, via the coding sequence ATGAGTTTACGAGAATTAGAAAAAAGGTTAACGCCGGAGCAAGTCAGAGCTGCGGAGCTACTCGTAGAGAATGAGCACACGGTAAAAGGTGAGCGACGAACGAATGAACAAATAGCGCAAGAAGTCGGAGTCTCACGTAAGACTCTTCACAACTGGCACAAGATACCGGACTTCGTACACTATAAGGATCAGCGCAGTCATTTATTAATGGCGGGCAACAGGGCGCGGATCGATTCGCAACTTATGCGTCTAATTAACGGAGATTCTCAGAATAATGGGCTACCTTCTATAAAATCGTTGGAGTTGTGGTATAAGCTCTTCGACAAAATTTCGAACCGTACCGAAATTGTATACTCTGACGAAAACCGACCGACTCAAGAAATCGACAAGATGAAAAATGAGATAGAAGAATTTCGTAAAAGAAACTCAAAGTAA
- a CDS encoding FtsK/SpoIIIE domain-containing protein: MIVESIGISLCISGLLFSAVRKTTLDQQKIQHTFKNIDYDAKGYAPTLLKTIKKDSYFEYVYNVPYGLIDDDKLQPVLQKTLDKPVHVYFDGKLHVRVYHKKLKDRYNYDMFESLGGWTIPVGMAQEGVVYHDFDTIPHMVVAGSTTWGKTVFMKMLMTHLIENNPDGVEFYILDLKGGLAFHRYRNLKQVKVVAGDYKESAKALKMVKRDIKKDMDYLKSIDAENAKEGNLPTRKFIIIDEAGELKPEKSMSDTDKEYAKDCQSIMNHIARVAGQVGYKMIFGTQYPTKEILDSQIKANAVARVAFRLVTSVQSGVAIDQSGAETLEYPGRAIYKTVKEHIVQTPFITKFEMQEKLRRYEVNDDTTREESTTPRTDTITIG, from the coding sequence ATGATTGTAGAATCAATCGGAATATCTTTATGTATTTCCGGATTGTTATTTTCAGCAGTTAGGAAGACCACACTAGACCAGCAGAAGATACAACATACTTTCAAAAATATTGATTATGACGCAAAAGGTTATGCACCTACATTGTTAAAGACAATCAAGAAGGATAGTTACTTCGAGTATGTTTATAACGTGCCTTACGGGTTAATCGATGATGATAAGCTACAGCCGGTACTCCAAAAGACGCTCGATAAACCCGTACACGTATATTTCGACGGCAAGCTACACGTTAGGGTGTACCACAAGAAACTAAAGGATCGATACAATTACGATATGTTCGAATCGCTAGGCGGCTGGACTATCCCCGTCGGAATGGCGCAGGAGGGGGTTGTATACCATGATTTTGATACTATCCCACACATGGTAGTAGCGGGGTCAACAACATGGGGTAAAACTGTATTCATGAAAATGTTAATGACGCATTTAATTGAAAACAATCCGGACGGCGTAGAGTTTTACATTCTTGACTTAAAAGGTGGTTTAGCTTTTCATCGTTACCGAAACTTAAAACAAGTCAAGGTAGTAGCTGGGGATTATAAGGAATCTGCAAAAGCGCTAAAAATGGTTAAGCGTGATATTAAAAAGGATATGGATTATTTAAAGTCAATTGATGCAGAAAACGCAAAGGAAGGAAATTTACCAACTAGGAAATTCATTATTATTGATGAAGCAGGAGAATTAAAACCAGAGAAAAGTATGTCAGATACAGATAAGGAATACGCTAAGGATTGTCAAAGCATAATGAACCATATCGCAAGGGTAGCTGGTCAAGTTGGTTATAAAATGATTTTTGGAACACAATACCCGACTAAAGAAATTCTTGACTCACAGATAAAGGCCAATGCTGTAGCTAGGGTGGCATTTAGATTAGTAACATCTGTTCAATCGGGGGTAGCAATAGATCAAAGCGGCGCCGAAACATTAGAATATCCCGGTAGAGCGATTTATAAAACAGTCAAAGAACATATTGTGCAAACTCCATTTATCACTAAATTTGAAATGCAGGAAAAACTAAGGAGGTATGAAGTCAATGATGATACAACAAGAGAAGAAAGCACAACGCCACGAACAGATACTATTACGATTGGATGA